In Macrobrachium nipponense isolate FS-2020 chromosome 30, ASM1510439v2, whole genome shotgun sequence, a genomic segment contains:
- the LOC135202123 gene encoding paramyosin-like: MTNFVTPIMFNIGVRFGDLCALALFAVLLLFTIYTGCESFIFSRRRNSVNHLAEMRESYKKEIENVRAHQKDKIDVLEYENDRLKKVILAQNEAMNQRNSEIESLIHLVKGIPLLPTNGADAGDQKANAIREEGDSPKKCDAGLERLRDLILEMSYEMEGLRMDLQRVNDDFNETLDFAITSAYQIDEKVEEMSEMIGELSRREKSIEEMAKEIQRKDERHQDMETRLATANEKIVLLQRELLNEQNKTELLEIGVTEKDNRIESLICEVHRLVEGEAQTSGEVKGLRGEMASANAKIDRLQEDNCLKEKRLSEAERRLEHLANKFEERSAAAAAEEKVKVEGQEERHSQLCEEIENLKRQMYEELNHPKRCMKEASEEKLGISAMLHQSLLRTEFVIELGRLKEQLSEGKDRRIQFTEKLYLRTKSKTPGHVETLVNEDLRHLTSSEEIDGLSRTIEGLHGKDSVEVLGSKDWHMQSLSEAIDHLVKLLSQEEENKDRAAAVEMVADLREQKRLLGFTKDDMTMKAHIDTHIHVLNRARGKDIQTQMDKILDCECQSKPGTEDINILENNVLPGTQEENKDRAAAVEMVANLRKQKRLLGFTKEDMTIKAHIDTHIHVLSRARGKDIHTQMDKILNCVCQSTLGTEDINILENNVLPATQDEEVLLDPKYTTEELISSQEEVTPTKEETSSISKIIISEGFVLVSTTQAGPVVPEESCPTPQAAPIVSEDLCLTPQAAPIVLEELLVRKERDAFHVEGAAFRGDEQALHNDREALNMERLAHIKEKEAFAAEREAFYRHKEEFDEDKDAFLREVANFYREKEELEQLTTKIENAAKLYKDKQETLDRIERELVQKTICFEEMKADFLQEKVEFQNEKEVILEREQETIQCIEKLENIMREVQGGKHLSWSMTNKREVQMQKKIDELEKTIQQKHKLLMKSEIIKCDLLQVLFNTGLVNENTVQQLLNDMKDLFPIQ; this comes from the coding sequence ATGACTAACTTTGTTACACCTATTATGTTTAATATTGGCGTCCGATTCGGCGACTTGTGTGCACTGGCGCTGTTCGCAGTGTTATTGCTTTTTACAATCTATACTGGATGCGAGTCCTTTATCTTCAGTCGAAGGAGGAACAGCGTCAATCACCTGGCTGAAATGAGAGAGTCTTACAAGAAGGAAATCGAGAACGTCAGAGCTCACCAGAAGGATAAAATTGACGTTCTCGAATACGAAAACGACCGATTAAAGAAAGTGATCCTGGCTCAGAATGAAGCGATGAATCAACGCAACAGCGAGATCGAGTCGCTGATTCATCTCGTCAAAGGAATACCATTATTACCAACCAATGGCGCGGATGCAGGAGACCAAAAGGCGAACGCCATTCGGGAGGAAGGAGACAGTCCGAAGAAATGTGATGCTGGACTCGAGCGTCTCCGTGACTTGATTCTCGAGATGAGCTACGAGATGGAGGGACTCCGAATGGATCTGCAGAGAGTCAATGACGATTTCAACGAAACGTTGGATTTCGCGATTACGAGTGCGTACCAGATTGATGAAAAGGTGGAGGAAATGAGCGAGATGATTGGAGAACTTTCCCGGCGAGAGAAGTCGATTGAAGAGATGGCCAAGGAAATCCAAAGGAAGGATGAGAGACACCAAGACATGGAGACCCGGCTCGCGACGGCTAATGAGAAGATAGTTTTGTTGCAACGCGAGCTCttgaatgaacaaaataaaacggAGCTGTTGGAAATTGGGGTAACAGAGAAGGATAACAGGATCGAATCTCTGATATGCGAGGTGCACAGGCTTGTGGAAGGAGAGGCACAGACTTCAGGGGAAGTGAAAGGATTGCGAGGGGAAATGGCTTCTGCAAATGCCAAGATAGACAGACTTCAGGAGGACAACTGCCTGAAGGAGAAACGCCTCTCAGAGGCAGAAAGACGGCTGGAACACCTGGCTAATAAGTTCGAGGAGAGGAGTGCAGCAGCAGCGGCAGAAGAGAAGGTGAAGGTGGAGGGACAGGAAGAGAGGCATTCGCAACTGTGTGAAGAAATAGAGAATTTGAAACGACAAATGTATGAGGAGCTCAATCATCCAAAGAGATGCATGAAAGAGGCCTCTGAGGAAAAGCTAGGAATCAGTGCCATGCTCCACCAAAGTCTCCTCAGAACGGAATTCGTAATCGAGTTAGGAAGACTCAAGGAACAACTGAGCGAGGGAAAGGATAGACGAATTCAATTCACAGAGAAGCTGTACCTTAGGACGAAGTCGAAAACCCCAGGACACGTAGAAACGCTGGTGAACGAAGACCTGAGACATCTGACGAGCTCTGAAGAAATAGATGGTTTAAGTAGAACCATAGAAGGCCTCCATGGCAAAGACTCAGTAGAGGTTCTAGGGTCAAAGGACTGGCATATGCAGAGTTTAAGTGAAGCGATTGATCACCTCGTGAAACTGCTGAGCCAAGAGGAAGAAAACAAAGACAGGGCAGCTGCGGTGGAAATGGTTGCCGACCTACGAGAACAAAAGAGGCTCCTGGGCTTCACGAAGGATGACATGACTATGAAAGCACATATTGATACTCACATTCATGTCCTCAATAGAGCGCGAGGAAAAGATATCCAAACCCAGATGGATAAGATTCTCGATTGTGAGTGTCAATCAAAACCTGGCACTGAGGACATCAATATTCTGGAGAACAACGTCCTACCAGGTACCCAAGAGGAAAACAAAGACAGGGCAGCTGCGGTGGAAATGGTCGCCAACCTTCGAAAACAAAAGAGGCTCCTGGGTTTCACGAAGGAAGACATGACTATAAAAGCACATATTGATACTCACATCCATGTCCTCAGTAGAGCGCGAGGAAAGGATATCCATACCCAGATGGATAAGATTCTCAATTGTGTGTGTCAATCAACACTTGGCACTGAGGACATCAATATTCTGGAGAACAATGTCCTACCAGCTACCCAGGATGAAGAAGTCCTCCTTGATCCAAAATACACAACAGAAGAGCTTATTTCCTCTCAGGAGGAGGTTACACCTACCAAAGAAGAAACCTCCAGTATTTCAAAGATTATAATTTCAGAGGGATTCGTGCTTGTTTCCACTACTCAGGCTGGCCCAGTTGTTCCAGAAGAGTCCTGTCCCACTCCTCAGGCCGCCCCAATTGTTTCAGAAGACCTCTGTCTCACTCCCCAGGCTGCCCCAATTGTTCTAGAAGAGCTACTCGTGAGGAAAGAAAGGGATGCCTTCCATGTAGAGGGAGCAGCTTTCAGGGGGGATGAACAAGCACTCCATAATGACAGAGAGGCCCTTAATATGGAGAGGTTGGCCCATATTAAGGAGAAAGAAGCCTTTGCGGCAGAAAGAGAAGCCTTCTACAGACACAAAGAAGAATTTGATGAGGACAAGGATGCCTTCCTAAGAGAGGTGGCAAATTTCTACAGGGAAAAGGAAGAATTAGAGCAGCTCACTACAAAAATAGAAAATGCGGCAAAATTATACAAAGATAAACAGGAAACATTAGACAGAATAGAACGGGAACTCGTTCAGAAAACGATATGCTTCGAAGAAATGAAAGCAGACTTTCTTCAAGAGAAAGTAGAATTTCAAAACGAAAAAGAAGTTATTTTAGAAAGAGAACAGGAAACCATTCAATGTATAGAGAAGTTAGAAAACATCATGAGGGAAGTGCAGGGAGGGAAGCATTTGAGTTGGAGTATGACAAACAAGAGGGAAGTCCAGATGCAAAAGAAGATTGACGAACTTGAAAAGACCATTCAACAAAAACACAAATTATTGATGAAAAGTGAGATAATAAAATGTGACCTTTTGCAGGTACTTTTCAATACAGGCTTAGTTAACGAAAACACCGTACAACAATTGTTGAATGATATGAAAGATCTATTCCCAATACAATAA